From one Ignavibacteria bacterium genomic stretch:
- a CDS encoding NAD+ synthase, which yields MKIALCQINSVIGDIEGNKDKILHGYEQGIRDNCDLVICPELSLCGYPPLDFVEKEEFRRKVEATAQYIASQTGDTALLFGSITEEEENVGTGVYNSAILCYNGKIQAVQDKSLIPNYDVFDEVRYFEPAKLCQVHEFKGEKLGLSICEDIWNDMDFWKKRRYPTDPVNTLVKMGATILLNISASPYAYGKREQRRKMLSTVSKGDSIPLAYVCCAGAQTDLIFDGASMCFNKKGELVRLGKAFREDYFIFDTKEDYTPVAQAEGSYEEEVLNALIFGVREYCMKTGFKKILVGLSGGIDSALVAYIAVRAMGKENVHVVMMPSEYSSLGSLKDSEKLIDILGISSDVLSIQPVFEKVKEVLEPHFKGLPEDVTEENIQPRIRGMYLMAMSNKFGSLLLTTGNKSEVAVGYATLYGDMCGALGVIADVYKTDVYRMANYINREGEVIPYEIINKAPSAELRHNQTDQDSLPPYDLLDKILKMYLEENKELNQIVKEIGHPDTVKRVLNLVDFNEFKRKQAAPALRVSTKAFGYGRRFPIVQKWRR from the coding sequence ATGAAAATTGCGCTTTGCCAGATAAATTCGGTAATCGGGGACATTGAAGGGAATAAAGATAAGATACTCCATGGCTATGAGCAGGGTATCCGCGATAATTGCGACCTTGTTATCTGCCCTGAACTCTCGCTTTGCGGCTATCCGCCCTTGGACTTTGTGGAAAAAGAGGAATTCAGGCGTAAAGTTGAAGCAACTGCACAGTATATTGCCTCTCAGACAGGAGATACGGCACTCCTTTTCGGTTCAATAACTGAGGAAGAAGAAAACGTTGGAACAGGGGTATATAATTCGGCAATTTTATGCTATAACGGCAAAATTCAGGCCGTACAGGATAAAAGCCTTATCCCGAATTATGACGTCTTCGATGAAGTCAGGTATTTTGAACCCGCAAAACTCTGCCAGGTGCACGAATTTAAGGGAGAAAAACTAGGTCTTTCTATATGCGAAGACATCTGGAACGACATGGATTTCTGGAAAAAAAGAAGATACCCCACAGACCCGGTTAATACACTTGTAAAAATGGGGGCTACAATCCTGCTTAATATTTCTGCTTCCCCTTATGCCTACGGCAAAAGAGAACAAAGACGGAAAATGCTCTCAACAGTATCCAAAGGGGATAGTATACCCCTCGCCTATGTCTGCTGCGCAGGGGCACAGACGGATTTAATATTTGACGGCGCCAGCATGTGCTTTAATAAAAAAGGGGAGCTCGTCCGCCTGGGTAAAGCGTTCCGGGAAGACTATTTTATTTTTGATACAAAGGAAGACTACACCCCTGTAGCTCAGGCCGAAGGGAGCTATGAAGAGGAGGTCTTAAATGCCCTCATATTCGGCGTTCGTGAATACTGCATGAAAACAGGCTTTAAGAAGATTCTGGTAGGCCTTAGCGGCGGAATTGATTCGGCACTCGTTGCCTATATTGCCGTAAGAGCCATGGGAAAAGAAAATGTGCACGTGGTTATGATGCCTTCTGAATATTCAAGCCTGGGAAGCCTTAAGGATTCTGAGAAACTAATAGATATCCTGGGCATCTCATCCGATGTGCTTTCAATTCAGCCGGTCTTCGAAAAGGTGAAAGAGGTCCTGGAACCCCACTTTAAGGGGCTTCCGGAGGATGTGACGGAAGAAAACATACAGCCCAGAATAAGAGGAATGTACCTGATGGCCATGTCTAACAAATTCGGCAGCCTCCTCTTAACAACAGGCAATAAATCCGAAGTTGCAGTAGGCTATGCAACTTTGTACGGAGATATGTGCGGCGCACTTGGGGTTATTGCCGACGTATATAAGACCGACGTCTATAGAATGGCAAACTATATTAACCGCGAAGGAGAAGTAATCCCTTATGAAATAATAAATAAGGCCCCTTCGGCTGAATTAAGGCATAACCAGACAGACCAGGATTCACTGCCTCCATATGACCTGCTGGATAAGATACTGAAAATGTATCTCGAGGAGAACAAAGAGCTCAATCAGATTGTTAAAGAGATTGGGCACCCGGATACTGTCAAAAGAGTCCTTAACCTGGTGGATTTCAATGAATTTAAGAGAAAACAGGCTGCCCCTGCCCTTAGAGTTTCTACAAAAGCTTTTGGCTACGGCAGAAGATTCCCAATAGTCCAAAAATGGAGAAGATAA
- a CDS encoding 2-oxoacid:acceptor oxidoreductase subunit alpha, whose amino-acid sequence MAKKKEVKSLSEVTVRFAGDSGDGMQLTGTQFSDTTALFGNDLITLPDYPAEIRAPAGTLYGVSGFQLHFSSSDIHTPGDHPDVLVAMNPAALKVNLKDLKPAATIIVNTDSFDAKNLKLANYASNPLEDDSLQGFNVIPVPITSLTAAALEGSPLSNKEVTRCKNFFALGMMYWLYSRPIEQTLSWINQKFSKKPEIAEANSKALKAGYFYGETTEVFASSYQVEPAPLPKGTYMNISGNQATAYGFIAATVKTGLPLFLGSYPITPASDILHELSKHKNFGIKTFQAEDEIAGIASAIGASYAGDLAITTTSGPGLALKTEAMGLAVMTELPLVIVDVQRGGPSTGLPTKTEQADLMQAIYGRNGESPIPVIAASTPSDCFYMAYEACRIATKYMTPVLLLTDGYLANGSEPWKIPHSDELPDIKAKQWTLTEGFHPYNRDENLARPWAVPGTPGLEHRIGGLEKSHIYGNVSYDPDNHDFMVRMRDQKVKNIANDIPLLDVKYEQEGDLLVLGWGGTYGAITEAVLKARQKGLKVSQAHFKYLNPFPKNTAEVLKKFKTVLVPEINLGQLARILRSEFLVPVVTYNKMRGLPFKASEIEAEIMNLLGGKQ is encoded by the coding sequence ATGGCAAAAAAGAAAGAAGTAAAAAGTCTTTCCGAGGTTACGGTTAGATTTGCCGGCGATTCCGGTGACGGAATGCAGCTGACAGGAACACAATTCAGTGATACTACAGCTTTGTTTGGTAACGACTTAATTACTCTGCCCGATTATCCTGCAGAAATCCGCGCCCCCGCCGGTACACTCTATGGCGTCAGCGGTTTCCAGCTCCACTTCTCCAGCAGCGATATTCATACTCCAGGAGATCATCCCGACGTTCTGGTGGCTATGAACCCGGCAGCCCTGAAAGTTAACCTGAAGGACCTTAAGCCTGCTGCAACTATCATTGTAAATACAGATTCATTTGATGCCAAGAACCTGAAATTAGCCAACTATGCTTCTAATCCTTTGGAAGATGATTCCCTGCAGGGCTTTAATGTTATTCCTGTGCCAATCACCTCACTTACGGCAGCTGCCCTCGAAGGCAGCCCGCTTTCAAATAAGGAAGTAACACGCTGCAAGAATTTCTTCGCCCTTGGAATGATGTACTGGCTCTACAGCCGGCCCATCGAACAGACACTTTCCTGGATTAACCAGAAATTTTCTAAAAAACCTGAAATTGCCGAGGCTAACTCAAAGGCTCTTAAGGCCGGCTATTTCTACGGCGAAACTACTGAAGTATTCGCTTCTTCTTACCAGGTTGAGCCTGCTCCCTTGCCGAAGGGAACTTATATGAATATCTCAGGCAACCAGGCTACTGCATACGGATTTATTGCCGCTACTGTTAAAACAGGATTGCCTTTGTTCCTGGGCTCTTATCCTATTACCCCGGCCTCCGATATACTGCATGAGCTTAGCAAGCATAAGAACTTTGGAATTAAAACTTTCCAGGCTGAAGACGAAATCGCAGGTATTGCCTCGGCTATCGGCGCCTCTTATGCCGGAGACCTTGCTATTACTACTACAAGCGGACCGGGACTTGCTCTTAAGACTGAGGCTATGGGACTTGCAGTTATGACTGAACTCCCACTTGTTATTGTTGACGTTCAGCGCGGCGGCCCTAGTACAGGACTTCCAACTAAAACTGAACAGGCCGACCTTATGCAGGCAATCTATGGCAGAAACGGCGAATCTCCTATACCTGTCATTGCCGCTTCAACACCTAGCGACTGCTTCTATATGGCTTATGAAGCCTGCAGAATAGCTACAAAGTATATGACTCCTGTGCTCCTTCTTACGGACGGCTACCTGGCTAACGGCTCGGAACCCTGGAAAATCCCGCACTCGGACGAACTGCCGGATATCAAAGCTAAACAGTGGACTTTAACTGAGGGATTCCATCCTTACAACAGGGACGAAAACCTCGCCAGACCCTGGGCTGTTCCTGGTACACCGGGCCTTGAACACAGAATCGGCGGTCTTGAAAAATCCCACATCTACGGAAACGTCAGCTATGACCCAGATAACCATGACTTCATGGTCCGTATGAGGGATCAGAAAGTAAAAAATATTGCAAACGATATCCCTCTTCTGGATGTTAAGTATGAACAGGAAGGCGACCTCCTCGTCCTTGGATGGGGCGGCACCTATGGCGCAATTACTGAGGCTGTCCTTAAGGCCAGACAAAAAGGCTTGAAAGTCTCACAGGCACACTTTAAGTACCTCAATCCTTTCCCTAAAAATACGGCAGAGGTGCTTAAAAAATTTAAGACTGTCCTGGTTCCTGAAATTAACCTCGGCCAGCTGGCCAGAATCCTCAGAAGCGAATTCCTGGTACCTGTGGTTACTTATAACAAAATGAGAGGACTGCCTTTCAAGGCTTCAGAAATTGAAGCTGAAATAATGAATCTCCTTGGAGGAAAACAATAA
- a CDS encoding TSUP family transporter has protein sequence MHSVWIYPLLFLTGTVAGLIDAIAGGGGLITLSVLLGVGFPPHIALGTNKFQACFGSFTASYYYMQKGGVSLKSAMPGIIFTLIGSALGTWTVQQVNSDILKDIIPFLLAAIIVYSLLSPKLGETDKHPRMGRYSFYIAFGLMLGFYDGFFGPGVGSFWAISFVIMLGFNLTKATGYTKVMNFTSNIVSFIIFIAGGFVMFAAGLAMAAGQILGSKIGAGLVIKRGTKFIRPIFITMVVLTTLKLIYSRFF, from the coding sequence ATGCATTCAGTCTGGATATATCCATTACTTTTTCTTACGGGTACCGTGGCAGGCTTAATTGACGCAATTGCAGGCGGCGGAGGCTTAATAACACTTTCTGTTCTTCTGGGCGTTGGTTTCCCGCCTCACATTGCGCTTGGGACGAACAAGTTCCAGGCATGTTTCGGAAGTTTTACGGCTTCATATTATTACATGCAAAAAGGCGGTGTTTCACTCAAGAGTGCCATGCCGGGCATCATATTTACCTTAATTGGTTCTGCCCTGGGAACCTGGACAGTACAGCAGGTAAATAGCGACATACTAAAAGATATCATCCCATTTCTTCTTGCCGCAATTATTGTCTACTCGCTTCTAAGCCCGAAGCTGGGAGAAACGGACAAGCATCCGCGCATGGGAAGATATTCTTTCTATATTGCTTTCGGCCTTATGCTTGGGTTTTACGACGGTTTCTTCGGCCCCGGGGTAGGTTCTTTCTGGGCAATATCATTTGTAATAATGCTGGGTTTTAATCTTACCAAAGCTACAGGCTATACGAAGGTTATGAACTTCACGAGCAACATTGTTTCATTTATCATTTTTATTGCCGGAGGGTTTGTAATGTTTGCGGCCGGGCTTGCAATGGCCGCCGGACAGATACTCGGCAGCAAGATAGGCGCAGGACTGGTAATAAAGCGCGGCACGAAATTCATCCGTCCGATATTTATTACCATGGTAGTTTTAACGACCTTAAAGCTGATATACAGCAGGTTTTTCTGA
- a CDS encoding thioredoxin fold domain-containing protein, with protein MGGEESHIKLNARLSQTEAAAGSKVKLTARVSIESSWHINSNKPNEDYLIPTALTLDKAKNPARLQLTSVRYPAAKNIKFEFSETPVSVYEGEVTINAELQVPADAKPGKYPVKLVLNYQSCNNNTCLPPSAAESNVTLNVTAGSLQAKTSDTASAPVAQANPPSEQGNEKPASIQQGSVTQQQGSLSDKLASSGLFLSLIIVFLGGLALNLTPCVYPLVPITIGYFGGQSEGSTGKLFSLGVLYVLGMALTYSVIGVVTALSGAVFGTLMQNPIVVIAVALVLFALSLSMFGVYEFKLPDTLVAKAGGAKGGYFGAFFMGLTMGIVAAPCIGPFVLGLVTFVGTKGDPYYGFMMFFFLALGLGFPYLILALFSGKIKSLPRAGMWMEAVKHIFGFILLGMALYFLEPILPKSFGKYVLPVYMIGAAIYLLVFDRTAGSVKWMKYFKTAFSVLIIAAAVYMLLPEKKSTPDWKYYSEEAYTTSLKTGKPVIIDFFADWCIPCKELDGMTFSNARVIDESRRFHTYKVDMTKSLSEQTANIRNKFKIVGMPTVLIINSKGEEVQRITGFVNADEFYKIISNVD; from the coding sequence ATGGGCGGGGAAGAAAGCCATATTAAGCTTAATGCCAGACTTTCACAAACTGAAGCTGCAGCGGGCTCAAAAGTTAAACTTACGGCCAGGGTTTCAATTGAAAGCTCATGGCATATTAACTCAAATAAGCCTAATGAGGATTACCTTATCCCTACAGCCCTTACGCTCGATAAGGCTAAAAACCCGGCCAGGCTTCAGCTTACTTCGGTCCGTTATCCCGCGGCAAAAAATATAAAATTTGAGTTTTCTGAAACTCCGGTAAGCGTATATGAAGGGGAAGTTACTATAAACGCTGAACTACAGGTCCCGGCTGATGCAAAACCTGGGAAATACCCGGTTAAACTCGTGCTTAATTACCAGTCGTGCAATAACAATACGTGCCTGCCGCCCTCAGCTGCTGAAAGCAATGTTACATTAAACGTCACTGCAGGCAGCCTTCAGGCTAAGACTTCAGACACCGCTTCAGCCCCCGTTGCACAGGCTAATCCGCCTTCGGAACAGGGCAATGAAAAGCCTGCTTCCATTCAGCAGGGAAGTGTCACTCAGCAGCAAGGCTCGCTCTCGGACAAACTTGCCTCAAGCGGACTGTTCCTGAGCCTTATAATCGTATTTTTAGGCGGACTTGCACTTAACCTTACACCGTGCGTCTACCCCCTGGTCCCCATTACTATTGGATATTTTGGAGGCCAGAGCGAGGGAAGTACAGGCAAACTCTTTTCGCTTGGAGTTCTATATGTCCTTGGAATGGCCCTGACATATTCTGTTATCGGCGTTGTAACAGCCTTAAGCGGCGCGGTATTTGGGACACTGATGCAGAACCCCATTGTTGTTATTGCTGTAGCCCTGGTTCTATTTGCACTTTCCTTAAGCATGTTCGGTGTATACGAGTTTAAGCTCCCGGATACGCTCGTTGCTAAGGCAGGAGGAGCCAAAGGGGGATACTTCGGAGCCTTTTTCATGGGACTCACAATGGGTATTGTTGCTGCCCCCTGCATCGGGCCTTTCGTCCTGGGGCTTGTAACATTCGTAGGAACAAAGGGTGACCCTTACTACGGCTTTATGATGTTCTTCTTCCTGGCCCTTGGGCTGGGATTCCCATACCTCATACTGGCACTCTTCTCAGGCAAAATTAAAAGCCTCCCTAGAGCAGGTATGTGGATGGAAGCAGTTAAGCATATCTTCGGATTTATACTGCTTGGAATGGCGCTCTACTTCCTGGAGCCCATTCTCCCGAAATCATTCGGCAAATACGTCCTTCCGGTCTATATGATCGGTGCCGCAATCTACCTCCTTGTATTCGACCGCACGGCCGGAAGCGTAAAATGGATGAAATATTTTAAGACTGCGTTTTCTGTCTTGATTATTGCCGCGGCAGTTTATATGTTGCTCCCTGAAAAGAAAAGTACTCCGGATTGGAAGTACTACTCTGAGGAAGCCTACACCACATCCCTTAAGACGGGCAAACCCGTGATCATTGACTTTTTTGCGGACTGGTGCATCCCTTGCAAGGAATTGGACGGAATGACCTTCTCCAACGCCAGGGTGATTGATGAATCCAGAAGGTTCCATACCTACAAAGTTGATATGACTAAATCGCTCTCTGAACAGACTGCGAATATCAGAAATAAATTCAAAATTGTCGGTATGCCAACCGTCCTGATAATCAATTCAAAAGGGGAGGAAGTCCAGAGAATTACAGGATTCGTCAATGCCGATGAGTTCTATAAAATCATAAGTAATGTCGACTAA